One genomic window of Polyangium aurulentum includes the following:
- a CDS encoding FixH family protein: MIERTALHGSIRQRAVIFALVAPLLAACGADAGDGAGTMSTTLGVKESILFVVEADRTPAAGANQFRLVLQDASTSEPIPGAAVDVHAVMRSMGHDSATSSIEEIGEGAYSVESLFFSMPGLWEVRYRATHEATTDEAAFMYEIP; the protein is encoded by the coding sequence ATGATTGAACGCACCGCATTGCATGGATCGATTCGCCAACGCGCCGTGATCTTCGCGCTCGTCGCCCCGCTCCTCGCCGCCTGCGGCGCGGACGCGGGGGACGGCGCGGGGACGATGAGCACGACCCTCGGCGTGAAGGAGAGCATTCTCTTCGTCGTCGAGGCCGATCGAACGCCCGCGGCGGGCGCGAACCAGTTTCGCCTCGTCCTGCAAGACGCCAGCACGAGCGAGCCCATCCCGGGCGCCGCCGTCGACGTCCACGCCGTCATGCGCTCGATGGGCCACGACAGCGCCACCTCGTCGATCGAGGAGATCGGCGAGGGCGCCTATTCGGTCGAGAGCCTGTTCTTTTCGATGCCCGGCCTGTGGGAAGTGCGCTATCGCGCCACGCACGAAGCGACCACCGACGAGGCCGCGTTCATGTACGAGATCCCCTGA
- a CDS encoding HTTM domain-containing protein, whose product MAIEAGRGEGLVRALFRPVDIASLAVFRILFGALMLASVVRFWANGWIQDLYITPAFHFHYYGFSWVSPWPGAGMYVHFAVLGLASALVMAGLFYRVAAAVLFLSFTYVELLDKATYLNHYYLISIVSFLMIFMPLHRAASLDAWRKPSLASGTAPAWALHLLRFQVGLVYVFAGLAKLRPDWLVRGEPLGIWLSAHSEMPIVGPLLDERWVAHAASLAGAVFDLTVVFFLMQRRTRPFAYAAVVGFHLVTWALFPIGMFPWIMMGSALIFFPPDWPRRRFPALFGNARVEPEPQRLPSRRGQRLVVGLLCAHAALQIALPLRHFLYPGDTAWTEEGFRFAWRVMLVEKLGYVEYRVVDRATGRTIFVDPSRYLTPLQVKMMSMSPDMILELAHHIVGDFRARGGDVAVFADAWVTYNGRPSQRIIDPSVDLANVRDSLLPKPWILPLDEKGSPAVSRGEPRAR is encoded by the coding sequence ATGGCGATTGAAGCGGGACGGGGCGAGGGCCTCGTCCGCGCGCTGTTCCGGCCGGTGGACATCGCCTCGCTCGCGGTGTTCCGGATCCTCTTCGGGGCGCTCATGCTGGCGAGCGTCGTCCGATTCTGGGCGAACGGCTGGATCCAGGACCTCTACATCACGCCCGCGTTTCACTTCCATTACTACGGCTTCTCGTGGGTCTCGCCCTGGCCGGGCGCGGGCATGTACGTCCATTTCGCGGTCCTGGGGCTCGCGAGCGCCCTCGTCATGGCCGGGCTCTTCTACCGCGTCGCCGCGGCGGTGCTCTTTCTGTCGTTCACGTACGTCGAGCTGCTCGATAAAGCGACGTACCTCAACCATTACTATCTGATCAGCATCGTTTCTTTCTTGATGATCTTCATGCCGCTCCACCGGGCGGCGTCGCTCGACGCGTGGCGCAAGCCGTCCCTGGCGAGCGGGACGGCGCCGGCGTGGGCGCTTCACCTTTTGCGCTTCCAGGTCGGGCTCGTGTACGTTTTTGCGGGGCTCGCGAAGCTCCGGCCGGACTGGCTCGTGCGCGGCGAGCCGCTCGGCATCTGGCTCTCGGCGCACAGCGAGATGCCGATCGTCGGCCCGCTGCTCGACGAGCGCTGGGTCGCTCACGCGGCGAGCCTCGCGGGCGCGGTGTTCGATCTGACCGTGGTGTTTTTCCTGATGCAACGGCGCACCCGGCCGTTCGCATATGCCGCGGTGGTGGGCTTTCACCTCGTGACCTGGGCGCTCTTTCCGATCGGGATGTTCCCGTGGATCATGATGGGCTCGGCGCTCATTTTCTTTCCGCCCGACTGGCCGCGCCGCCGCTTTCCCGCGCTCTTCGGCAATGCGCGCGTCGAGCCGGAGCCGCAGCGGCTCCCGTCCCGCCGAGGGCAGCGGCTCGTCGTGGGGCTGCTCTGCGCGCATGCGGCTTTGCAGATCGCCCTCCCGCTGCGCCATTTTCTCTATCCTGGCGACACCGCGTGGACCGAGGAGGGGTTTCGCTTTGCCTGGCGGGTCATGCTGGTCGAGAAACTCGGGTACGTGGAGTACCGCGTCGTCGACCGCGCGACGGGGCGGACGATTTTCGTCGATCCGTCGCGATATCTGACGCCGCTCCAGGTGAAAATGATGTCCATGAGCCCCGACATGATCCTCGAGCTCGCGCACCACATCGTCGGCGATTTTCGAGCGCGTGGGGGGGATGTCGCGGTCTTCGCAGACGCGTGGGTGACGTACAACGGCCGCCCGAGCCAGCGCATCATCGATCCGTCGGTGGACCTCGCCAACGTGCGCGACTCGCTCCTGCCGAAGCCTTGGATTTTGCCCCTCGACGAAAAAGGCTCCCCGGCCGTATCCCGGGGCGAGCCACGAGCGCGCTGA
- a CDS encoding transporter, which translates to MGKLAKASFLCASALSFALALAPRPARASACCGGGHGLGQRLGPLERASIGASLRFDGRFGSHRADARFAPIPAGDLDTESRVELSWLVKPVSRLQLGLTIPALLNARRLGDFGGVGGGLGDIVFSGRYDLVPLGDPGAVPPIALTAAITLPTGRAAADARDPLAADATGLGAAELRPGFVVEKIFADTVSTTFAASVGLRTSFSTAGGDRVQLGPRYRLIAAAGPVFPSGLSLAAGLVHEGEPAPEVGGVVAGDASRRRTAALAFGAYDIHPRWTALASLEMDLPIPGLSKNEPARAGIAVGLRHVWETHD; encoded by the coding sequence ATGGGCAAGCTCGCGAAGGCCTCGTTTCTGTGCGCAAGCGCGCTATCGTTCGCCCTCGCGCTCGCGCCTCGACCTGCGCGCGCATCGGCCTGCTGCGGGGGAGGGCATGGCCTCGGGCAGCGCCTCGGCCCCCTCGAGCGCGCGTCCATCGGGGCGTCGCTGCGCTTCGACGGCCGATTCGGCTCGCATCGCGCCGACGCTCGCTTCGCGCCCATTCCAGCGGGCGACCTCGATACCGAGTCGCGCGTCGAGCTGTCCTGGCTCGTCAAACCCGTCTCGCGCCTTCAGCTCGGCCTGACGATCCCGGCCCTGCTCAATGCGCGCCGCCTCGGGGACTTCGGGGGCGTGGGCGGGGGGCTCGGCGATATCGTGTTCTCCGGGCGCTACGATCTCGTCCCGCTGGGCGATCCGGGCGCGGTCCCGCCGATCGCGCTCACCGCGGCCATCACATTGCCCACGGGCCGCGCCGCCGCGGACGCGCGCGATCCCCTCGCCGCCGACGCCACCGGCCTCGGCGCCGCCGAGCTGCGCCCTGGGTTTGTCGTGGAAAAGATCTTCGCCGATACCGTCTCGACCACGTTCGCCGCCTCGGTCGGCCTGCGGACCTCTTTCTCGACCGCGGGGGGCGATCGGGTGCAGCTCGGCCCTCGTTATCGCCTGATCGCGGCCGCGGGGCCGGTTTTTCCTTCCGGGCTCTCGCTCGCGGCGGGCCTCGTCCACGAGGGCGAGCCGGCGCCCGAGGTGGGCGGCGTGGTCGCGGGGGACGCCTCTCGCCGCCGCACCGCGGCCCTCGCGTTCGGAGCCTACGACATTCACCCTCGCTGGACCGCCCTCGCCTCGCTCGAGATGGATCTGCCCATCCCCGGCCTGTCGAAGAACGAGCCCGCGCGCGCCGGGATCGCGGTCGGATTGCGCCACGTCTGGGAGACGCATGATTGA
- a CDS encoding YncE family protein, producing the protein MKPSFTRPALATALLAALAACGEAPIEHQYDAYDGEAYPDRLTPVTVPQGGLGVVTDSLSDTLSLIDLGTGQKIGSAPVGRDPVGLDGPHHVGVDAARGFAYVALSYPIVATGGPHAGHGSSVQSGYVQKLALDDFRILGQVRVDPNPGDIVVSEDGSRVVVSHFDLQRAIQHAGNLDRARATLALVEPDALEMQGSADPPRLTTCIAPHGVALSRPDGARAYVACYGEDSIAVVDLAGRKVETRVPVDPSGGSLGDPQYGPYSAVMSPDGKTLAIGNTVSKDVRFFDTEKDAIDVTRTLKVLGAPMFAAFTADGTRLYVPTQAPDAVHFIDLTKDNAELGRRDFSADECKLPHVVERLDDTRIALVCEGDHTLPGKVLILDAETLETKSEAVVGVYPDSLARVPAKN; encoded by the coding sequence ATGAAGCCCTCCTTCACCCGTCCCGCCCTCGCCACAGCCCTCCTCGCCGCGCTCGCCGCGTGCGGGGAGGCGCCGATCGAGCATCAATACGACGCGTACGACGGCGAGGCTTACCCCGATCGCCTCACGCCCGTGACCGTCCCTCAGGGCGGCCTCGGCGTCGTCACCGATAGCCTCTCGGATACGCTCTCGCTCATCGACCTCGGCACCGGCCAGAAGATTGGCAGCGCCCCGGTCGGCCGCGATCCCGTGGGGCTCGACGGGCCGCATCACGTCGGCGTCGACGCGGCGCGCGGCTTCGCGTACGTCGCGCTGAGCTATCCCATCGTCGCCACGGGCGGGCCGCACGCGGGGCACGGCTCGAGCGTGCAGTCGGGCTACGTCCAGAAGCTCGCGCTCGACGATTTCCGCATCCTCGGCCAGGTCCGCGTCGATCCCAATCCGGGCGACATCGTGGTCTCCGAGGACGGCAGCCGCGTCGTCGTCTCCCATTTCGATCTCCAGCGCGCCATCCAGCATGCGGGAAACCTCGACAGGGCCCGGGCCACGCTCGCCCTCGTCGAACCGGACGCCCTCGAGATGCAGGGCTCCGCAGATCCGCCGCGCCTCACGACCTGCATCGCGCCGCACGGCGTCGCCCTCTCGAGGCCCGACGGCGCTCGCGCCTATGTCGCGTGCTACGGCGAGGATTCGATTGCGGTCGTCGACCTCGCCGGGCGCAAGGTCGAGACGCGCGTCCCGGTCGACCCCTCGGGCGGCTCGCTCGGCGACCCTCAATATGGCCCCTACTCGGCCGTGATGTCCCCGGACGGCAAGACGCTGGCGATCGGCAACACGGTGTCGAAGGATGTGCGGTTCTTCGATACCGAGAAGGACGCGATCGACGTCACGCGCACGCTGAAGGTCCTCGGCGCGCCCATGTTCGCCGCCTTCACGGCCGACGGCACACGCCTCTACGTCCCCACCCAGGCGCCGGACGCGGTGCATTTCATCGACCTGACGAAGGACAATGCGGAGCTCGGCCGCCGCGATTTCTCGGCGGACGAGTGCAAGCTTCCCCATGTGGTCGAGCGGCTCGACGACACGCGCATCGCGCTCGTCTGCGAGGGCGATCATACCTTGCCCGGCAAGGTCTTGATCCTCGACGCCGAGACGCTCGAGACGAAGAGCGAGGCCGTCGTCGGCGTCTACCCCGACAGCCTCGCGCGCGTGCCCGCCAAGAACTGA
- a CDS encoding outer membrane beta-barrel protein, with protein MRSPALLPSCLSLAAGFLLLASTANAQDAAAPEEPKPRPFYVGISGGFAYATARHPDLLATSFAAPTLGIHAGYNVTERWSVGLEVSTMEKYVTRDGPGDAFAPKYALAGCTNCEPPPEGGFIGSITSVFATVAPRVEFTPFGRDGLFVGAAAGIGFITGLDSRIGGGGTARAGYRVRIGDVLGLALEGGVQGQIYKDASVVMPYGALVLRPYF; from the coding sequence ATGCGCTCTCCCGCTCTCCTCCCGTCTTGCCTCTCGCTGGCCGCTGGCTTTCTCCTCCTCGCGTCCACGGCAAATGCCCAGGACGCAGCCGCCCCGGAGGAGCCGAAGCCGAGGCCGTTTTACGTGGGAATCTCGGGCGGCTTCGCCTATGCGACCGCGCGCCACCCCGATCTGCTCGCCACGAGCTTCGCGGCGCCCACGCTGGGCATCCACGCCGGCTACAACGTGACCGAGCGGTGGTCGGTCGGGCTCGAGGTCTCGACGATGGAGAAATACGTCACGCGTGACGGCCCCGGCGATGCGTTCGCCCCGAAGTATGCGCTCGCGGGGTGCACCAACTGCGAGCCCCCGCCCGAGGGCGGCTTCATCGGCAGCATCACCTCGGTCTTCGCCACCGTCGCGCCGCGGGTCGAGTTCACGCCGTTCGGGCGTGACGGCCTCTTCGTGGGCGCCGCGGCGGGCATCGGCTTCATCACGGGCCTCGACAGCCGCATCGGCGGCGGCGGCACCGCGCGCGCCGGCTACCGCGTCCGCATCGGCGACGTCCTCGGCCTCGCGCTCGAGGGCGGCGTGCAAGGGCAGATCTACAAGGACGCCTCCGTGGTCATGCCTTACGGCGCGCTGGTCCTTCGCCCGTATTTCTGA
- a CDS encoding imelysin family protein, protein MSLFSSTNQRTAPTLASLLALLLTGVGCEVPRADDSAQQAVMHDLAYEVMLPINAEVEDEALALATAVGAYCDAPSDETLSAAQDAWRAARVPWKHAEAFRFGPAEDLRLGSAIDFWPVRPDSVESAITAAPVPVTPEHIASLGASAKGMPALEYLLFDPAGALGGSDEVAKRRCSFARALGETIGKDATTIHQAWSPEGGAFVDQVALAGAGSKLFATGQDGVARVVNLIISQLHQISEKKLGGPLGVSTGAAPDSTTVESRFSDNSTEDLLNNLRGMEEIYLGQHGEHSGKGLSSLVRPKSAPIDDAVRKALEDAKAKAAAIPGPLRLAIVNDAAAVQAALDSAKALRRLFTADVASVLGVSVTLSDSDGD, encoded by the coding sequence ATGAGCTTGTTCTCTTCGACAAACCAACGCACGGCCCCGACGCTCGCCTCCCTGCTCGCGCTCCTGCTCACGGGCGTCGGGTGCGAGGTGCCGCGCGCGGACGACTCGGCGCAGCAAGCGGTGATGCACGACCTCGCGTACGAGGTGATGCTGCCCATCAATGCCGAGGTCGAGGACGAGGCGCTCGCGCTCGCGACGGCCGTGGGGGCATACTGCGACGCTCCGAGCGACGAGACGCTGTCGGCGGCGCAGGACGCCTGGCGCGCGGCGCGTGTGCCCTGGAAGCACGCCGAGGCATTCCGATTCGGGCCCGCCGAGGATCTCCGGCTCGGCAGCGCCATCGATTTCTGGCCCGTGCGTCCGGACAGCGTCGAGTCCGCCATCACGGCCGCGCCGGTCCCCGTCACGCCCGAGCACATCGCGTCGCTCGGAGCGAGCGCGAAGGGAATGCCGGCGCTCGAGTATCTGCTCTTCGATCCCGCGGGCGCGCTCGGGGGGAGCGACGAGGTCGCGAAGCGCCGTTGCAGCTTTGCGCGAGCCCTCGGCGAGACGATCGGAAAGGACGCGACGACGATTCATCAGGCCTGGAGCCCGGAGGGGGGCGCGTTCGTCGACCAGGTGGCGCTCGCGGGCGCGGGGAGCAAGCTCTTCGCGACGGGTCAGGATGGCGTCGCCCGGGTCGTCAATCTCATCATTTCGCAGTTGCACCAGATCAGCGAGAAGAAGCTCGGAGGGCCGCTCGGCGTGAGCACGGGGGCCGCGCCGGATTCGACGACGGTCGAGTCTCGATTCAGCGACAACTCCACCGAGGACCTGCTGAACAACCTGCGCGGGATGGAGGAGATCTATCTCGGTCAGCACGGCGAGCACAGCGGCAAGGGGCTCTCGAGCCTGGTCCGCCCGAAGAGCGCGCCGATCGACGACGCGGTCCGCAAGGCGCTCGAGGACGCCAAGGCCAAGGCCGCGGCGATTCCCGGGCCGCTGCGGCTCGCGATCGTCAATGACGCGGCGGCCGTGCAGGCGGCGCTCGACAGCGCAAAGGCCCTGCGGCGGCTCTTCACGGCCGACGTCGCGAGCGTCCTCGGCGTCAGCGTGACGCTGAGCGACAGCGATGGCGATTGA
- a CDS encoding ferritin-like domain-containing protein, whose product MKNERFYKILGMIIATGSLGARGLACGPCSDVATVVVPVLPPSSDGGVADAGEVDDGLDALCTKHCGIGAISCEATTIALDDGGVMPALECTQYHGGCGAGRRPEGLVRPGFAQEAETEAGWLARAAFLEAASVDAFRSLRRDLRALGAPRRLLRAASRAARDEKRHARRMQALARRRGASVPVPRVLAREAILLEALAAHNAAEGCVRETFGALVARWQAGAAGDREVRASMARIAGDEARHAALAWQIDAWAQRRLDKLGQARVGRAREEAARSLLAEIAQGPSQVASGALGIPARGVAEKLARQMIRALAIA is encoded by the coding sequence ATGAAGAACGAGCGCTTCTACAAGATTCTCGGGATGATCATCGCGACCGGATCGCTCGGCGCGCGAGGGCTGGCGTGCGGGCCGTGCTCCGACGTGGCCACCGTGGTCGTCCCCGTCCTGCCGCCGAGCAGCGACGGCGGCGTCGCCGACGCGGGCGAGGTGGATGACGGGCTCGACGCGCTTTGCACCAAGCATTGCGGCATCGGCGCAATCTCGTGCGAGGCCACCACGATTGCGCTCGATGACGGCGGCGTCATGCCCGCCCTCGAGTGCACCCAATACCACGGCGGCTGCGGGGCGGGCAGGAGGCCCGAAGGCCTCGTGAGGCCCGGCTTCGCGCAAGAGGCGGAGACGGAGGCTGGCTGGCTCGCGCGCGCGGCTTTCCTCGAGGCTGCCTCGGTGGATGCCTTTCGCTCGCTCAGGCGCGATCTGCGCGCGCTCGGTGCCCCGAGGCGGCTCTTGCGGGCGGCGTCGCGGGCAGCGCGCGACGAGAAGCGCCATGCGCGACGCATGCAAGCGCTCGCGCGACGTCGCGGCGCGAGCGTGCCGGTGCCGCGCGTCCTTGCGCGAGAGGCGATCTTGCTCGAGGCGCTCGCCGCCCATAACGCGGCCGAAGGATGCGTGCGCGAGACGTTCGGCGCCCTCGTCGCGCGCTGGCAGGCAGGTGCCGCGGGCGATCGGGAGGTGCGCGCGTCGATGGCGCGCATTGCAGGCGACGAGGCCAGGCACGCGGCGCTCGCATGGCAGATCGATGCGTGGGCGCAGCGCCGCCTCGACAAACTCGGGCAGGCCCGCGTGGGTCGGGCGCGCGAAGAGGCCGCGCGCTCTCTCCTCGCAGAGATCGCGCAGGGGCCGTCCCAGGTCGCGAGCGGGGCGCTCGGCATCCCCGCGAGGGGAGTCGCCGAGAAGCTCGCCCGTCAAATGATCCGCGCCCTCGCAATCGCTTGA
- a CDS encoding c-type cytochrome, which produces MISRRIRSAGLGPLLAVTALAGCADPDPVIVKGTAVEHGAALFTDSTVAGGGYNSYACATCHSTARPSPGTSSALLPGAPLAGVTRRPSFWGGTEHELLRSVNHCLYYFMLADASWDGDDTDARAIYAYLDSLPSTPEDEAPAPFTVVVEIEDLPPGDASRGAKTYDRACRSCHGAAHTGEGRLVARAPALPDQTLEEHPLDQYTAEERRLVFIEKTRHGGFLGYGGQMPPFSLEVLPDPDLSDLLTFFGVDP; this is translated from the coding sequence ATGATATCGCGTCGAATTCGCTCTGCGGGCCTCGGGCCCCTCCTCGCTGTCACGGCCCTCGCGGGCTGCGCCGATCCGGATCCGGTCATCGTGAAGGGCACGGCCGTCGAGCACGGCGCCGCGCTCTTCACGGATTCGACCGTCGCGGGCGGCGGATACAATTCGTACGCCTGCGCCACCTGCCATTCGACGGCGAGGCCATCGCCGGGCACGTCCTCGGCCCTGCTGCCGGGGGCCCCGCTCGCGGGCGTGACGCGAAGGCCCTCGTTCTGGGGCGGGACCGAGCACGAGCTTTTGCGCTCGGTCAACCATTGCCTTTACTATTTCATGCTCGCCGATGCGTCATGGGACGGGGATGACACCGACGCGCGAGCGATCTACGCCTACCTCGATTCGCTGCCCAGCACCCCCGAGGACGAGGCGCCCGCGCCCTTCACGGTCGTCGTGGAGATCGAGGACCTGCCGCCCGGCGACGCGAGCCGCGGCGCCAAGACGTACGACCGCGCGTGCCGCTCCTGTCACGGCGCGGCGCACACGGGCGAGGGCCGCCTCGTCGCGCGCGCGCCCGCATTGCCGGATCAGACGCTCGAGGAGCACCCCCTCGACCAGTACACGGCCGAGGAGCGGCGGCTCGTGTTCATCGAAAAGACCCGGCACGGCGGGTTCCTCGGCTATGGCGGCCAGATGCCGCCCTTCTCGCTCGAGGTGCTCCCGGATCCGGACCTCTCCGACCTGCTCACGTTTTTCGGCGTGGATCCCTGA
- a CDS encoding di-heme oxidoredictase family protein: MTNVVRPGFIKGLLPLTFLLAGCGSSEAPQDSGPRAEPGEELSGGETTVFDTSTNAFSLSARNMSSERRSAFFVGNSFFKENWVIAPSSTAGRDGLGPLYNARSCSGCHLLDGRGTPPEKAGEALLSVLIRLSIPGTDAHGGPADEPTYGGQLQPKAIPNVEPEGNAFVAYEEVPGAFEDGEPFTLRRPTYTIDGLSRGSMAPEAMTSPRVAPQMVGLGLLEAVAEEDILAAEDPDDKDGDGISGRANHVWDAALGQNAIGRFGWKANQPTLAQQTAGAFLGDMGITTEMFSQESCTDVEADCKAAPTGGTPEASAEILERVTFYSATLAVPARRDWEDPVVLAGKQRFLDAGCDGCHTPALSTGTLEGYPELSNQAIRPFTDLLLHDMGEGLADGRPDYEASGSEWRTPPLWGLGLLHTVNGHTNLMHDGRARGFAEAVLWHGGEAEASREAFRAMPREDRQALIRFLESL, translated from the coding sequence ATGACAAACGTGGTGCGACCGGGCTTCATCAAAGGGCTCCTGCCTCTGACGTTCCTCCTCGCCGGCTGCGGCTCGAGCGAGGCACCCCAGGATTCGGGCCCGCGCGCCGAGCCAGGGGAGGAGCTGTCGGGCGGAGAGACGACCGTCTTCGACACCTCCACGAACGCGTTTTCCCTCTCGGCGCGCAACATGTCGTCCGAGCGGCGGAGCGCGTTCTTCGTCGGAAACTCGTTTTTCAAGGAGAACTGGGTGATCGCCCCGTCGTCGACGGCGGGGCGGGACGGGCTCGGTCCGCTCTACAACGCGCGGTCCTGCTCGGGATGCCATCTCCTGGACGGCCGGGGCACCCCGCCCGAAAAGGCGGGCGAGGCGCTGCTCTCGGTGCTCATCCGGCTCAGCATCCCGGGCACGGACGCGCACGGCGGCCCCGCGGACGAGCCCACGTACGGCGGGCAGCTCCAGCCCAAGGCGATCCCCAACGTCGAGCCGGAGGGCAATGCGTTCGTCGCGTACGAGGAGGTCCCCGGCGCATTCGAGGACGGCGAGCCCTTCACGCTGCGGCGGCCCACGTACACGATTGACGGGCTGTCACGCGGGAGCATGGCGCCCGAGGCCATGACCTCCCCGCGCGTCGCGCCGCAAATGGTCGGGCTCGGGCTGCTCGAGGCGGTCGCGGAGGAGGACATCCTCGCGGCCGAGGACCCGGACGACAAGGACGGCGACGGCATCTCCGGGCGTGCGAACCACGTCTGGGACGCGGCGCTGGGGCAGAATGCGATCGGTCGCTTCGGCTGGAAGGCCAATCAGCCCACGCTCGCCCAGCAGACGGCGGGCGCGTTCCTCGGCGACATGGGCATCACCACGGAGATGTTCTCGCAGGAGAGCTGCACGGACGTGGAGGCCGATTGCAAGGCGGCCCCGACCGGAGGCACGCCCGAGGCGAGCGCGGAGATCCTCGAGCGCGTGACGTTCTATTCGGCCACGCTCGCCGTTCCCGCGCGCCGCGACTGGGAAGACCCGGTCGTGCTCGCCGGCAAGCAGCGCTTCCTCGACGCCGGATGCGACGGCTGCCACACGCCCGCGCTCTCGACGGGCACGCTCGAGGGATACCCGGAGCTCTCGAACCAGGCGATCCGCCCGTTCACCGATCTCTTGCTCCACGACATGGGCGAGGGGCTCGCGGATGGCCGCCCCGATTACGAGGCCTCGGGGAGCGAATGGCGGACGCCGCCGCTCTGGGGGCTCGGGCTCCTTCATACCGTCAACGGCCACACGAACCTGATGCACGACGGGCGCGCCCGTGGCTTCGCCGAGGCGGTGCTCTGGCACGGCGGCGAGGCCGAAGCTTCGCGCGAGGCATTCCGCGCCATGCCCCGCGAGGACCGACAGGCGCTCATCCGCTTTCTGGAGTCGCTATGA
- a CDS encoding PAS domain S-box protein, translated as MGTGERNDAGREGPDGAAEAGLREAADLVRRFLSGDYQCDEASSLDGAAGEVVGELKALGSRLASEQKTREERLAGLARVVVQLATLDFAARATIGDKPDAIDGLAVGLNMLREELQRSTVSKTYLNSIFDSMADALVVTGPDGAIRTVNQATTDLLGYRAQELVGKRLDELFDDDIGEGELSELRGRETRCLTKSGGAVEVSLSSSNLREGVQIDGVVCVLRDITERKRAEEERRRLEETLKSQHELIRRMSTPLIPISDDIVVMPIVGAVDAERADQVLESLLVGIAASQPRVAILDITAVAVVDAQVASTLLRAAAAARLLGVEVVLTGVRAEVARTLVELDFNLTELVTCSTLQRGISLSMRRDRNTRRP; from the coding sequence ATGGGAACCGGAGAACGCAACGACGCAGGACGAGAGGGCCCGGATGGGGCGGCGGAGGCCGGTCTGCGCGAGGCGGCCGATCTCGTGCGTCGCTTCCTATCCGGAGACTACCAATGCGACGAAGCGAGCTCGCTCGACGGAGCTGCGGGGGAGGTCGTCGGCGAGCTGAAGGCGCTCGGCTCGAGGCTCGCGAGCGAGCAAAAGACACGGGAAGAGCGGCTCGCGGGGCTGGCGCGGGTGGTCGTTCAGCTCGCGACGCTCGATTTCGCTGCGCGGGCGACCATCGGGGACAAGCCCGACGCGATCGACGGGCTCGCCGTCGGCCTCAACATGCTGCGCGAGGAGCTGCAGCGCTCCACGGTATCGAAGACATACCTCAACAGCATCTTCGACTCGATGGCCGACGCCCTCGTGGTGACGGGCCCCGATGGCGCCATCCGGACCGTCAATCAGGCGACCACCGATCTGCTCGGCTATCGCGCCCAGGAGCTGGTCGGCAAGCGCCTCGACGAGCTGTTCGACGACGACATCGGCGAGGGCGAGCTGTCCGAGCTCCGGGGCCGCGAGACGCGATGCCTGACCAAGAGCGGGGGCGCGGTGGAGGTGTCGCTGTCGTCGTCGAACCTGCGCGAAGGGGTCCAGATCGACGGCGTCGTGTGCGTCCTGCGGGACATCACCGAGCGCAAGCGGGCCGAGGAGGAGCGGCGGCGCCTCGAGGAGACGCTGAAGTCCCAGCACGAGCTCATCCGGCGGATGTCCACGCCGCTCATCCCCATCAGCGACGACATCGTGGTGATGCCGATTGTCGGGGCCGTCGACGCCGAGCGGGCCGACCAGGTGCTCGAGTCGCTGCTCGTCGGGATCGCGGCGAGCCAGCCGCGCGTGGCGATCCTCGATATCACGGCCGTGGCCGTCGTGGACGCGCAGGTGGCGAGCACGCTTTTGCGCGCGGCCGCCGCGGCGAGGTTGCTCGGCGTGGAGGTCGTCCTCACGGGCGTGCGCGCGGAGGTGGCCCGGACGCTCGTCGAGCTCGACTTCAATCTGACCGAGCTCGTCACGTGTAGTACGCTTCAGCGCGGGATCTCGCTGTCCATGCGGCGCGATCGCAACACGCGCAGACCCTGA